The DNA window AGCCGTTCGAGACGATTTTCATCCCGGTGAGTCGTCTGCCCAATTTGACGCAGCCCATTGTGGTGTCGCCGTCTCCAGAGCAGGCCCCGGTCCCAGTGGTGGAGGGGAGAAACAGAGCAGTGACAGGGCTGACCATTGGGATTGGGATTGTGGGGTTTCTGCTGATCGTGGTGGTGGGTTTGTGGGTTTGTGGAGTGGGGAAGAGGAGGAGTAAGGAAAGGGAAATGGAGGAGGGAGTTGAGAAACAGAGAGTGCAGGACATTGGGGTTTGGATGGGGAAGGAGAAAGGGAAGCAAATGGAGGTGGATTTAATGGCGGATGTGTCGGATTGTTTGGATAAATACAGAGTGTTCAAAATTGAGGAGCTGAATGAGGCGACAGATGGGTTCAGCGAGAGTAGCTTGATCCAAGGGTCGGTTTATAAGGGGAGCATCGACGGAGTTGAGTACGCTatcaagaagatgaagtgGAATGCCTATGAACAGCTCAAGATCTTGCAGAAGGTAACATTAGTAACATTATCACCATTTCAGACGTGAAAAAGTGGACCCTTAACTTTAGCtaattgtttgaatttggttATTTTGATTGAAGATAAACCATGGTAATCTAGTGAAGCTCGAAGGGTTTTGCATTGACCCTGAAGATGCTACCTGCTACCTAATTTATGAACATGTAGAGAATGGTTCTCTTTATTCATGGCTACACGGAAGCCAAAGGCAGAAGCTGAACTGGAGAACGAGATTGAGGATTGTCATTGATGTCGCTAACGGGCTACTTTACATCCACGAGCACACGAGGCCGCAAGTCGTGCACAAAGACATAAAAAGCAGCAACATTCTGTTGGATGCAAGCATGAGGGCTAAGATAGCCAACTTTGGGCTGGCAAAGTCGGGGTACAATGCCATAACCATGCACATTGTTGGAACTCAAGGCTATATAGCACCCGAATACATAGCGGATGGAGTGGTGTCGACAAAGATGGACATCTTCTCATTCGGAGTTATTCTGCTCGAGCTGATCTCTGGGAAGGAGGCCATTGACGACGAAGGAGGGGTTCTATGGATGAGAGCGAGTACTGGATTTTCGGAAGGAAAGGAGAAGTTGGAAAGGTTGAGGAGTTGGGTTGATGAAGCGCTTTTCGAGCAATCGTGTCCAATGGAGAGTGTGATGGATGTGATGAATGTGGCTGTTAGTTGCTTGCAGAAGGACCCTACGAAGAGGCCGAGCATGGTCGAGGTGGTTTATGCGCTAAGCAAGAGCGACGATGCTGTGTTCGAGTTCTCTGATGATACTTTATCAGATCCTCCCTTAGCTGCTAGGTAGCCAAAGCCGTTGCCTACTATACAAAGGGACAAGCATATGCAATATACACAATATTAGAAGCTTTAAGAgtacaagttttttttatctgcCTCCCTTGAATGAAGGCAGTTTGAGAGTGAGATAAGATAGATGGCATGTAGATTAGTAAAGGAGTGACACCAAAATCATCCGGCTTAATAAGCGGCAATAAAATGGCTAAAGCACCACAACTTTAGAACCATTACGTTTCACTTCTTCAACCTAGAATAGTTCATCTTCATACGGATTCTTGACCATAACCAATATTGATGAAGGCAAATCCACGAACACGAACTGCAtagaggattgttgagagtaA is part of the Cucurbita pepo subsp. pepo cultivar mu-cu-16 chromosome LG03, ASM280686v2, whole genome shotgun sequence genome and encodes:
- the LOC111790474 gene encoding serine/threonine receptor-like kinase NFP → MEPPPIRHTLTSSLLFSFFIFLFHHSAAQPPDADGYTCSTNQTADPCQAYVFYRAAAPGFLDLATIADLFWVSRLQISRPSNISDSNATFPLLSGQPLFIPINCSCKSVNASVSISYANLSYKINHGDNFWQVSTFKFQNLTTYQSVEVVNPTLVAVDLPIGVDVVFPIFCKCPTHTQSQNRVNFMVSYVIQPTDSLPSIASRFGVETSDITDANRPNPEPFETIFIPVSRLPNLTQPIVVSPSPEQAPVPVVEGRNRAVTGLTIGIGIVGFLLIVVVGLWVCGVGKRRSKEREMEEGVEKQRVQDIGVWMGKEKGKQMEVDLMADVSDCLDKYRVFKIEELNEATDGFSESSLIQGSVYKGSIDGVEYAIKKMKWNAYEQLKILQKINHGNLVKLEGFCIDPEDATCYLIYEHVENGSLYSWLHGSQRQKLNWRTRLRIVIDVANGLLYIHEHTRPQVVHKDIKSSNILLDASMRAKIANFGLAKSGYNAITMHIVGTQGYIAPEYIADGVVSTKMDIFSFGVILLELISGKEAIDDEGGVLWMRASTGFSEGKEKLERLRSWVDEALFEQSCPMESVMDVMNVAVSCLQKDPTKRPSMVEVVYALSKSDDAVFEFSDDTLSDPPLAAR